Proteins encoded in a region of the Quercus lobata isolate SW786 chromosome 8, ValleyOak3.0 Primary Assembly, whole genome shotgun sequence genome:
- the LOC115954950 gene encoding uncharacterized protein LOC115954950, translating into MRGIGGPLLCIGDLLSDLGESDDTATPHHHETPLSSSPSSISSPTNTPQALDLTKFFQEDYDHLNEALSGTDHSWTALTLKLCSALETANELVLSTNSNARLLSEKVGELEKIVKKGDSAISSAKAIHLFLNQKQGLFIASQNIR; encoded by the exons ATGAGAGGAATAGGAGGACCGCTTCTATGCATAGGTGATTTGCTCAGCGATCTTGGAGAATCGGATGACACTGCAACTCCACACCACCATGAAACCCCTCTCTCATCTTCTCCCTCTTCAATTTCAAGCCCCACTAACACCCCTCAAGCCTTGGACCTTACCAAGTTCTTTCAG GAAGACTACGACCACTTGAATGAGGCACTTTCTGGTACAGACCACTCCTGGACGGCTCTAACTCTAAAG TTATGCTCTGCGCTAGAAACTGCAAACGAATTGGTCCTGTCCACGAACTCAAATGCCAGGTTGTTGTCAGAGAAGGTTGGAGAGCTGGAGAAAATTGTCAAGAAAGGAGACTCTGCCATATCATCAGCCAAGGCAATCCATCTCTTTTTGAACCAAAAGCAAGGACTATTTATTGCCAGTCAAAATATCAGATAA